One Pyrus communis chromosome 13, drPyrComm1.1, whole genome shotgun sequence genomic window carries:
- the LOC137713594 gene encoding protein ABSCISIC ACID-INSENSITIVE 5-like isoform X1 — MGVSESEINSHGEVDSPLLSDQQAKNHLFSSLGGQSSIYSLTLDEFQHTLCESGKNFGSMNMDEFLTSIWTAEENQAINSNLTNTTTTTNNNNMNNIEVHMPLAEASAEKRIAMQPSWPRQGSLTLPEPLCRKTVDEVWSEIHRGQQAKQQNNHNSSIDGCVQSSEFAPRQPTFGEMTLEDFLVKAGVVREQDSMAATVVPPQPHQQQQYGMYQNDNQAVGPSFVNRPVMGMGAAAAVGASTSTAAGIPSYQTIPQSGAAVVRESSVYAANGKRNGPYLGVPPPHSVCFGGRVVNGGGGYAAEQTIGMAAPGSPLSSDGMGTSQVENSAFQFGLDMGGLRGRKRGLDGPVEKVVERRQRRMIKNRESAARSRARKQAYTVELEAELNHLREENSHLKQALAELERKRKQQFFEEMKMRVQNRAQKVKEKLRVLRRSNSCVL, encoded by the exons ATGGGTGTTTCGGAGTCGGAAATCAACTCTCATGGCGAGGTGGATTCGCCCTTGTTATCGGACCAACAAGCGAAGAACCACTTATTCTCCTCATTAGGAGGACAATCATCAATCTACTCTCTCACTCTTGATGAGTTTCAGCACACACTCTGCGAGAGTGGCAAGAATTTCGGGTCGATGAATATGGATGAGTTCCTCACCAGCATTTGGACCGCCGAAGAAAACCAAGCCATTAATTCAAATCTCACCaacactactactactactaacaacaacaacatgaaCAACATTGAGGTGCACATGCCTTTAGCCGAGGCCTCAGCAGAGAAGCGCATTGCGATGCAGCCCAGCTGGCCGCGTCAAGGCTCGCTTACGCTGCCTGAGCCACTGTGTAGGAAAACAGTGGATGAAGTTTGGTCTGAGATACACAGAGGGCAGCAGGCAAAGCAGCAGAACAATCACAACAGTAGCATCGATGGCTGTGTTCAGAGTTCTGAGTTTGCCCCTCGCCAGCCTACTTTTGGGGAGATGACATTGGAGGATTTTTTGGTTAAAGCAGGGGTAGTCCGGGAACAGGATTCAATGGCGGCCACGGTGGTCCCTCCTCAGCCTCACCAGCAGCAGCAGTATGGGATGTACCAGAACGACAACCAGGCCGTGGGACCCAGTTTTGTAAATAGGCCTGTGATGGGAATGGGGGCTGCTGCCGCAGTAGGTGCTAGTACTAGCACTGCCGCCGGTATTCCTAGTTACCAAACTATACCGCAAAGTGGGGCTGCGGTTGTGCGAGAGTCGTCTGTGTATGCTGCGAATGGTAAGAGGAATGGGCCGTACCTGGGGGTGCCGCCTCCACATTCGGTTTGTTTTGGCGGGAGAGTGGtgaatggtggtggtggataTGCAGCAGAGCAGACAATTGGGATGGCGGCTCCGGGGAGTCCCTTGTCTTCAGATGGAATGGGTACTAGTCAGGTTGAGAATTCTGCGTTTCAATTTGGTTTGGACATGGGTGGACTAAGAGGAAGGAAGCGAGGATTAGATGGACCAGTCGAAAAAGTGGTGGAGAGGAGGCAGAGAAGGATGATTAAGAACAGAGAGTCTGCAGCAAGGTCTAGAGCTCGAAAACAG GCCTACACAGTTGAATTGGAAGCAGAACTGAACCACTTACGAGAAGAGAACTCACACCTTAAACAGGCGCTG GCAGAGCTCGAGAGGAAGCGAAAGCAACAG tttttcgaGGAAATGAAGATGAGAGTTCAGAACAGGGCCCAGAAAGTGAAGGAGAAGCTAAGGGTGTTGAGGAGGAGTAATAGTTGTGTTTTATAA
- the LOC137713594 gene encoding protein ABSCISIC ACID-INSENSITIVE 5-like isoform X2: protein MGVSESEINSHGEVDSPLLSDQQAKNHLFSSLGGQSSIYSLTLDEFQHTLCESGKNFGSMNMDEFLTSIWTAEENQAINSNLTNTTTTTNNNNMNNIEVHMPLAEASAEKRIAMQPSWPRQGSLTLPEPLCRKTVDEVWSEIHRGQQAKQQNNHNSSIDGCVQSSEFAPRQPTFGEMTLEDFLVKAGVVREQDSMAATVVPPQPHQQQQYGMYQNDNQAVGPSFVNRPVMGMGAAAAVGASTSTAAGIPSYQTIPQSGAAVVRESSVYAANGKRNGPYLGVPPPHSVCFGGRVVNGGGGYAAEQTIGMAAPGSPLSSDGMGTSQVENSAFQFGLDMGGLRGRKRGLDGPVEKVVERRQRRMIKNRESAARSRARKQAYTVELEAELNHLREENSHLKQALSSRGSESNSFSRK from the exons ATGGGTGTTTCGGAGTCGGAAATCAACTCTCATGGCGAGGTGGATTCGCCCTTGTTATCGGACCAACAAGCGAAGAACCACTTATTCTCCTCATTAGGAGGACAATCATCAATCTACTCTCTCACTCTTGATGAGTTTCAGCACACACTCTGCGAGAGTGGCAAGAATTTCGGGTCGATGAATATGGATGAGTTCCTCACCAGCATTTGGACCGCCGAAGAAAACCAAGCCATTAATTCAAATCTCACCaacactactactactactaacaacaacaacatgaaCAACATTGAGGTGCACATGCCTTTAGCCGAGGCCTCAGCAGAGAAGCGCATTGCGATGCAGCCCAGCTGGCCGCGTCAAGGCTCGCTTACGCTGCCTGAGCCACTGTGTAGGAAAACAGTGGATGAAGTTTGGTCTGAGATACACAGAGGGCAGCAGGCAAAGCAGCAGAACAATCACAACAGTAGCATCGATGGCTGTGTTCAGAGTTCTGAGTTTGCCCCTCGCCAGCCTACTTTTGGGGAGATGACATTGGAGGATTTTTTGGTTAAAGCAGGGGTAGTCCGGGAACAGGATTCAATGGCGGCCACGGTGGTCCCTCCTCAGCCTCACCAGCAGCAGCAGTATGGGATGTACCAGAACGACAACCAGGCCGTGGGACCCAGTTTTGTAAATAGGCCTGTGATGGGAATGGGGGCTGCTGCCGCAGTAGGTGCTAGTACTAGCACTGCCGCCGGTATTCCTAGTTACCAAACTATACCGCAAAGTGGGGCTGCGGTTGTGCGAGAGTCGTCTGTGTATGCTGCGAATGGTAAGAGGAATGGGCCGTACCTGGGGGTGCCGCCTCCACATTCGGTTTGTTTTGGCGGGAGAGTGGtgaatggtggtggtggataTGCAGCAGAGCAGACAATTGGGATGGCGGCTCCGGGGAGTCCCTTGTCTTCAGATGGAATGGGTACTAGTCAGGTTGAGAATTCTGCGTTTCAATTTGGTTTGGACATGGGTGGACTAAGAGGAAGGAAGCGAGGATTAGATGGACCAGTCGAAAAAGTGGTGGAGAGGAGGCAGAGAAGGATGATTAAGAACAGAGAGTCTGCAGCAAGGTCTAGAGCTCGAAAACAG GCCTACACAGTTGAATTGGAAGCAGAACTGAACCACTTACGAGAAGAGAACTCACACCTTAAACAGGCGCTG AGCTCGAGAGGAAGCGAAAGCAACAG tttttcgaGGAAATGA